The Candidatus Thiothrix anitrata genome includes the window GTAACCGTTGCAGGTACTTTCTCGCCTACATCACCGTGAGCCAATTTGCCAGTGGCGGAATCTTCCGCATTTTCTGCGTAGTTCGCCAATGTGCCGATACGGCGTGAGACGGAAACCACGTCGATGGATGTATCACCACCACCAACACACACCACGCGAGGTGCGGTATATTTCATCGTGCCTTTATTATAGGCTTCGAGGAAGTCAACCGCAGACACGCAGTTTGGCGTTTCTGCAAACTTATCAACGAACAGACCACGACCATTCCAGCAACCGACTGTCCACAGGATTGCGTCGAAATCGCTTTCCAGTTGCTCAATGCTTACGTCTTTACCAACAGTAGTGTTGCACTTGATAGTGATGTCACCCATGTCGATGATACGTTGCATTTCCGCACCCAGCTTGTCGCGTGGTACGCGATAGCCCGGAATACCGTAGCGCATCATGCCGCCCAATTCAGGGTGCTGTTCAAATACGGTAGACGCATGACCCATGCGACGCAATTGGTAAGCAGCCGCCATACCCGCAGGACCACCGCCAACGATAGCCACTTTCTTGCCGCTTAATTCGCTTGGTGCGTCAAATTTGAAACCTGCCGCGATCGCGCTGTCACCGATGTACTGTTCAACCGCGTTAATACCAACGAAATCGTCAACATCATTACGGTTACAACCGGTTTGGCAAGGAGCCGGGCAAACACGACCCATCATCGACGGGAACGGGTTAGCATCGGTGGAGCGACGGAATGCATACTCTTGCATGGTCATGTCAACCGGTGGCTTTTCAATGCCACGCACGATCTGCAACCAGCCACGAATGTCTTCACCCGACGGGCAGCTACCTTGGCAAGGTGGCGTTTTGTGAATGTAGGTAGGGCATTTATGGGTTGTATCCTGCACGAAAATACTGTCGTGCATACTACCCCATTCGTTGTCGCCATCTTTAAAACGGCGGTACGTGTGACCATTACCTTTAAGCTTGCTATCGTGAGCTGCGGTTGCCATGCCTATCTCCTGTTAATTTCAGTCCACTCGCGGCTATGCCACGCGGAAATAATCGTAATTAGTCTTCGTCGCCGTCTTCATCGGGACGTGCCTGCACGGATACTTGTCGTTGCAGGACAAGCGCGTTACTCACCAACTGGTGAACACTAACAATCTGATCCATCGTGAAACCGTAGTACGGTAACACTTTCGTAAACTGTGACTTACAAATTGCACAAATTGCCGCCATGTGCGTTACGCCATTGTGCGTAGTAACATGCTTAAGAGCTTCCGCACGCGGCTGAATGCCCTTCACACGGACTTCCATCAAGTCGTCAGTCAACAAACCGCCGCCGCCACCGCAACAGAACGTTGCGTCATGGATAGTATCGGCTGGCATATCGACAAAATTATTACACACTGCACGAATGACATTACGTGGGATATCAAACTGACCACCGGGGTAATCACCCATTCGGCTACCACGCGCTACGTTACACGAGTCATGGAAGGTCAATACTTTGTCGTCATTCTCGGTCTTGTCGATTTTTAACGTACCAGCTTGGAGATGACTCCACGTAAACTCCAGAATATGCTGAGGAATCGGGTAACGCTGATCCAAGAAATCAAACGGCCCCGCCAAAGTATTCAGGAAGCTATACGCCACACGCCATGCATGACCACATTCACCAAACACAATACGTTTTACTTTGTGCTTGATAGCGGCTTCACGAACCCGCAAAGAAACACGGCGCATGGTCTCGTAAGAACCAATAAACATACCGAAGTTACCCGCTTCAGAAGCGATGGTACTCATCGTCCAAGTCGTGCCGGTTTCGTGGAACACTTTTGCGTAACCAATTAAACCGTCGATATGCGGTTCGGCAAAAAAGTCTGCTGATGGTGTTACCAACAACACTTCCGCGCCATCTTCGTCGAGAGGGAAACGGACTTTAATACCGGTATCCATCTCAACGTCTTCTTCCAAACCTTCCACGGTATCGAAGAGCGCGGGTCCCGGTAAACCAAGGTTGTTACCAATCTTGTAAACCTTGCCTAAAATTTCATTACAGTACTTTTGACCGTAACCTACATGGTCAAGAATCTCACGTGCTGCCATTGAAATTTCTGCCGTATCAATGCCGTAAGGGCAGAATACGGAGCAACGACGGCATTGTGAACATTGGTGATAATAGTTATACCAGTCAGCCAATACTTCTTCAGTCAGGTCAGTTGCACCAACCAACTTGGGGAAATACTTACCCGCAAACGTGAAGTAACGGCGATAAACTTTACGTAATAAATCCTGACGTGCCACAGGCATGTTTTTCGCGTCAGACGTACCGATGAAGTAATGACACTTATCAGTACAGGCACCACACTTGACGCAAATATCCAAAAACACTTGCAGCGAACGGTAACGACCTTTCAAGTCAGCCATTTTCTCCAGCGCACGCTCTTTCCAATTAGCTACTAATGCACCAATTTCAGTGAAATCGTCTGGAAAATGCAGTGCTTTCTGAAAATCTGGTTTAGCGATGAAAGGACCTTTGCTCTCCATTACGCCTTCGCGTACTGCGGGAATCTCGCAATACCCTTCACCCGTCAGTTTTGGAACTTCGTAATCAGCCACGGTGCTTACCTCTTATTTCTTCAGTTCGTCGAGGTAAGTCTTACCTTGACGTTCCAATTCCAATGCCCAGCCGGAGATATGGCGTTTCTCACGCGGGTTATCCACCTGGTTACGGGTCGGGCTGAAAAACACACCCGGTGCGTGCAGCAATTTACTGATCGGAAAAATGATCATCAGCAACGCCACTAACAACAAATGAACCAATACAATCGGATCGGCTGGCAAGCCTACGTCACCAAAGAAACCAAAGGTCAATAAACCACTGAAGAATGCCTTCACCTGAGTGACATCCGTATGGGTTACAAACGTCATCATCAAACCACTGCCACCAATGGCAATCAGCAATACAAGCATCAAATGGTCAGAAGGTGCGGAAATGTAACGCACACGATCCACTAAGAAACGACGCGACCACAAACCTACCAGCCCCAACACCATAGTGAAACCAGCATACTTCCCAAACGGTTGCAAGAAAGTCAACATCGCCCCCATTTCCATAAAATAACGGGTGTGGCGGATCAGCACCAACCATAAGGAAATGTGGAACAAGAACGCAAACAACCACAAGGTTTTGTTGGAACGAAACAAACTCTGGAAAAACACCACTTCACGGAACATACGCCATACAACACCGCCCTGCGTAACTGGCGCGGGTGTAGTCGGAATCTTCAATGGGGCTGGGGTGTTCCAATATTGGCGGACTTTCATAGCCACACCGCCAATCAAAATCAACGTTGCCGCCCAAAACAACAGTCCGTAAAAAATACTTACGAATGTCACTGCGTACTCCTGAAGTCATTAGTCTCTCTTCTGAAAACCTGTCAACAACAGGGCTTAAGAAGAGGCTCCGGCACGCCGGAGCAACTCTTTCATACACCAACGGTACATATATGCTCTGTACGGGCGGTTCATGAACCGCCCCTACGACATTATACGCAACCAGTTGGCTTAGGCAGACCGCCGTATTTACACGCTTGCTTGCCAGGACCGTATGGGAACAGGCTGTACAGGTACTTAGAGTTACCTTTGTCAGCACCCAAACGCTTACCAACTGCTTTAGTCAGAACGCGAACCGCTGGAGCGATTTGATACTCTTCATAGTATTCACGCAGGAAATTCAGGATTTCCCAGTGTTCAGAAGTCAGCGTTACGTCTTCGCCGCTAGCGAGAACTTCTGCCACTTCTGGAGTCCAGTCGTTGAGATTCTCCAGATAGCCTTCTTCATCTAACGGAATGTCTTTACCGCCAACGTTAATTGATGCCATTGTGTGGCCTCCTGTCAAAAAATGTTAAAACTTACAGCCAGCTTTGGGTAGTGTCGTTATTTACCGTCAGGTCTACAAAACCCGCGTAATCAACGCTCACAATCCCGTCTATTGCTTTGCCTTCCAAACCGCGTGCCGCCAAGTCTGCACCTAACACATACACGGTCTTGTCCGCCATCGCAGCTTTTACTTTAGCAGAAAAGCTTGATCCGTCGACTGCACCAACCACGGCATCTTCAATCATCAGGATTGAATCGCCTGCTTTGGCATGTGCCAAGCAACTTTCAAAAGCCACACGTTCAAACGGGGACTTGTTAACAATATGCAACATAGACATGTTCAAATCCTCCGTTAGAAACTCAAAATCACTTCTTGCTCTGCCATCATTGCGGTCATTTCCTCGCGGTTAACCAAAATAATGGAAGGCTTTTCAGCGTAATCATCGTCAGCGTCTTCGTAAGTGAGTTCCATCAGGTCATCAACCGTCAAACCACGCTCTGCCAAAGACTCGGTAGAGACATACAACTTAGTAATGTCGTAGTCGCCCAATGCACGGAAAGTCGGTGAGAAATTTTTCATACCGGTTTCTTTGCTGTTTTGACCTTTGGTAATTTGGTAAACACCATCGTCGATGAATGCCAAACTAACGTTTTGCTCAAATGCAGCGGAAATCAATACGACTTCCAAGGCTTCCAGCGCGTAGACTGTGCCGTAAGGAGCTTTACGATTGACAAACAAAAAATTCTTTGTGGACATTTTTCAGCTCCTTAATCGCCAAACACGACTAAACGATCAGACTGGATACCGCCTTCAACCAACTGACCTAAGCCCGAAATACGGAAACCAGGAGCAATGTTGTTAGCATCCAAACCTTGACGTTTCGCTTCATCGGCATCCATTAAGCCACGACGTTGTGCCGCTGCAATACAGATAACCAAATCCAAGCCGTGCTTTTCAGCCAATTCTGACCAAGACTTCTGGATCAGACGGTCATCAGCCGGTGGAACACTTAGACGTGTGCCGTTATTTACGCCGTCGTGGTAGAAGAACACACGGAAAATCTCGTGTCCCTTCTCCAGCGCGGCACGGGCAAACTGCAAGGCAGTATCAGCAGACTGGTGCTGATAAGGACCTTCGTTAACCATGATTGTGTATTTCATTCCGTGCTATTCCTCGTACCGTTGTCGATCAGAAGCGGATGTGCGTTGAAGAGTTCAGGTTCGCACGTGCACCACGCCAGTTGTCGATGTGATACTTAGTGAATGGCAAACCAGTGACTTCAAAGAAACGCGGCCAGCCGATACGCTCAACCCACTCGTTGATACGCTCCCAGTCTTTCGCGCCTGCTTTGTAGCATTCCAAAATCTTCTTAACGATCGCGGTCGCTTCAGGCCAACGTGGTGGGTTGTTCGGGATACCCGCTGCAACCAAACGTTGGAAAGTAGGCTTGCCACGTGCATTGGAGTGATTACCACCAATCCAGATAGCCAACTGCGTGTACTGATGGTCATTGATTTGCATAGGTGGGCATGGTGGGTAGCAAGCACCACAGCAAATGCATTTCTTTTCATCAACTTCCAAGGAAGGCTTGCCATCAACCATTGCAGGACGGATAGCAGCAACCGGGCAACGCGCCACAACAGAAGGACGTTCGCACACATTACCAACCAGCGCGTGGTTGATTTTAGGTGGCTTAACGTGTTGGACATTGATCGCGATGTCACCCTGACCGCCGCAGTTGATCTGGCAGCAAGACGTGGTGATATGAACGCGGTTAGGCATGTTCCATGCTTTAAACTCAGGCAGCAACTCATCCATCATGGACTTAACCACACCAGATGCGTCAGTGCCCGGAATGTCGCAATGCAACCAACCTTGAGTATGAGACAGTGAAGTAACAGAGTTACGTGTACCACCCACTGGGAAACCCGCATCTTCCAATGCTTTTACCAATGGTTCAACTTTCGCGCCGTCGGCAACTTGGAACTCAATATTAGAACGAATGGTGAAATGGACATAACCATCACCATAAGTATCACCAATGTCCATCAGCTTGCGCAGCGTGAACACGTCGAGGATACGTTGAGTACCCGCACGAACTGTCCAAATTTTTTCGCCAGTTTTGGAAACGTGAACCAAAACGCCTGGGCGTGGGTCTTCATGATATGCCCACAAACCGTAGTTGCGGCGCATAACAGGGTGCATGTACTGGAAACCGTCCGGGCATCCAGATTCAATAGGATCGCGCATTTCTGGTGCGGCCATTGTGAAGCCTCCGTCAGAGTAAACTCAAAATTCGTTAAGTATCAGACAACTGAGGCAAGCCTGCTCGCCTCAGCTGGAAGTGCGGTATTAGGCCGCTGCTTTTTCTTCGCGCTTGCGATTGAACCAAGCTTCAGCAGCTTCGTCCCAGCCGTCAGTACGCACGTAAGAAACGTTACGTGGCTGTTTGATCATGTTTGGATCCGGGTCGATACCGATGCCTTCCAAGAAGTTCACCAGACCGATACGCTCGATCATTTCACCGCAACGCTCGTGTTCCAGACCATTTTCAGCCCAGAAGTCGATGATGGAAGCAGCCAACTCAACAATGCGCTCATAATCTTCTTCGTTATCCAACTTCATGAATGGGATAACCACTGTACCCATCAAGTCACCGATTTTCAGGGTGCGTTTACCGCCGATCAAGATGGTTACACCTTTATCATCACCCACTTGCAGTGCTTTTGGCATAACGTTCAAGCAGTGCATACAACGTACACAGTTGCCGTTATCAACAGTAATGGTGTCATCGTCGTTCAGCTTAATAGCCTGAGTTGGGCAACGGCTGATGACGTTATCGAACATGTATTGACGACCCGCAGAACGATCACCTTCTTTGCCAATCTCCTTGGCTTTCTTCATGATCATTTCTTTAACGGCTTCTTGGTTGACTTTCATTTCATCACGCCAAGTACCAATAACCGCAAAGTCAGCACGCTCAATCGCGTTCTGGCAATCGTTAGGACAACCAGAAACTTTGAACTTGAATTTGTAAGGCAATGCTGGGCGATGCACATCATCCGTGAAGTTATTCATCAGACGGCGATGGATCGCGTGCTCGTTGCAGTTAGACATTTCGCAACGTGCTGCGCCGACGCAAGACATACCAGTACGCACACAAGGACCTGCACCACCCAAGTCCCAACCGTATTCATTGATTTCATCAAAGAAGTGTTGGAAGTTGACGCTGTTTGCACCGATAAACATGATGTTGCCGGTTTGACCGTGGAAAGTCTGCAAACCAGAACCCCACTTCTCCCAGCTATCCGCCAATTGGCGCAGCATGTCAGTGGTGTAGTAGTTACCAGCAGGCGGCTGTACACGCAGCGTATGGAATTCTTTGGATTCAGGGAACATGTGACCGACTTCAGAAAAGCGCGGAATGATGCCGCCGCCGTAACCGAAGACAGAAATGGTACCACCTTTCCAGTAGCCCATTTTGGTTTCGTAAGAATGCTCCAACTGACCCATCAGGCCATTGATTACATTACGGATGCGCTCATCTGGATGCTCATCGCGCAGCTTCTTGAAACCGGTGATGAAGCTAGGCCATGGGCCTTCTTCCAGCACATCCAGCATCGGTGTTGGATAATTATTCGTTGCCATACCTGCCTCCTCAATAAAACGATTGCAATGGCACTTCCTCTTGACTCGCTCTACAAATCAAAAGCCAAGGGAAATATCAAATCAAAAACGGGTCACGTAACTGTGTTCGCTGCTATTTGCGAGTGGGCTAAGTGTATGCGTCATACTCCCGTCATAGAATCTCACCCATGGGGTGTTGCTTGAATCCATGCGGTATCCCTAAGGGGATAGGCACTCAACATAATCAAAAATAGTCCACTGACAGCGGTACAATAGCATATTCGGATTTTTTAATATTGCAAATAGCTGTAGTAATCATCGGTCTTTATTGAGGTCTGCAAAATGCACAAATCACCCTTCAATATCAATGCCTTATCGGGATTTCAAGATTGGCGCAACAAAAAGTTATCCGCTTACCCCTTAGCACCGGAAGCATTATTCACCACGATTGCAGACCCTGAAAATCCCAGTAAGACCGAAATAACGCAACTCCAGCACATTTGCCGCGAACACAATCTCGCGCTGTACCGTTTTGCACAAGGCGACCTCCGCAGCAAACGTCATGTCCATTGTTTAGGTCGAAAAGTGGGTTTATCCCGGCTAGATAACAACCTCTGCGCCGATGAAGACAGCCTCACTTCCTTACACGTGACCTCGCACGCTGGGCAACACGATTACATTCCCTACACCAATAAACCGCTAAGTTGGCATACTGACGGATACTACAACCGGCCAGAAGAGCAAATTCATGGCATGTTGCTGCATTGTGCCCAACCCGCACTCGAAGGCGGTGAAAGCTGGTTGATGGATCATGAGATTGCTTACATTTTATTGCGTGATGCTAACCCCGATTACATCCACGCCTTGATGCACCCGAATGCCTTCACGATTCCTGCCAATATATTGAACGGGGAAATCATTCGCCCCGAACAATCCGGCCCCGTGTTTAGCGTCACCGCTGCGGGTCATTTGCACATGCGCTATTCCGCCCGCCAGCGCAATGTGATTTGGCGCGATGACCCGATGACGCGGGAAGCCGCCGATTTCCTATTGAATTTATGGCAACAGGACTCACCTTACAAAATAAGGTACACATTGCAGGCAGGCGAAGGCTTACTGTGCAACAACGTGCTGCACAACCGCACCGCATTTAAAGACAGCGACGACCCGACACAAACCCGCTTACTATACCGTGGACGTTATTTTGATCGGGTAGGAAGAACCTAAGGAGAGAATATGCTCAGTTTAAGCCAAATCTTGATGGTGGATGGTCACAACATCAGCAATTTTGAGGAGTTAAAGCAAATCGTGCAACAACGCGCATTGGAAACCGGCTCGATTTTTTTCCAGATTGATATTGAGCCACCCGGCTACAAAGACCGTCCAGACGACTGGTACGACCAGTTGGAAATCACTTTTTCGTCGGCGAGGTAAACACCATGTTTTGGCAGGAAGACGAGGACAAAACCCTCCCCTATCAAGCACCCGATGAAGTGCTGGATGTTAGTTTCGCCATCGACTGCAAGCAATTGCCACTGGATCATGCGTGGGATTTGGCACAAGCCGTCCAACGCGCACTGCCTTGGTTTGCAGAGGAAAGCGTTGCGGGCGTTCACCCCATTCACGTTGCTGAAAGTGGCAATGGCTGGGAACGACCCGATGACGCAGCGAATCAATTCCTGCTACCTTCGCGGCGCACACGGATGTTTTTACGCATTCCCAAAACCCGTATTCCTGAGACCAAAGCCCTATCCGGTACAACGCTGGATGTTAACGGTTATGCCATCGGTTTGCGGGACATGAAGGAAAAACCGTTCATCCACACTTCGGTAGTATTTTCGCGCTACGTGCTCTCTGACGCAGCAGAAGACGAAAACAGCTTTCTGCAACGCATGGCGGCAGAAGTAACACAGATCGCTGATTTCAAAGTAAAAAAAATGCTGTGCGGCAAGGGCCATACCCTGCACACACCGACAGGTGTATTGCATACCCGTCATTTAATGATCGCGGACTTGGACAGTGAACCGTCAATCCGCTTACAGCAATACGGGCTGGGTGAAGGGCGCAAACTCGGTTGCGGGCTGTTTATGCCTCACAAAGGCATCAAAACCCTAAAGCCCACCGAATAACCCCGTCTCAACCCTCCCCCGCAAGGGGTGCGGGAACAAAAAAGCGTATCCCTTTTGAGGAATGGGAGGTTTACTGCTTTTTCGTATAATTTTGCGGTCAAGAATTTCATCGAATGGCAACATTCACTTTTGCATGAGGAATTAAACATGGCTTACGAAGTAAATGGCACAACCATCGAAACCACTGAAGCAGGCTACTTGGTAGACCTGAACGATTGGAACGAAGAAGTTGCTAAAGTTATTGCTGCCGAAGAAGGCATTGGCGAGTTGACTGAGCGTCACTGGGATGTCATCAACTACCTGCGCGACCAGTACATCAACAACGGCGGCACACAGCCAATGGAACGCATTATCCAGAAAGCAATGGCTGAGCAATGGGGCGACAAAAAGCTGTCCAGTAAAGACATGTACACCCTGTTCCCACGCGCACCGAGCAAGCAAGGTCTGAAAGTCGCAGGTCTGCCAGCGACTAACCGCAAAGGCGGCTATTGATTTCTACCCGAAAGGGGGTATTCCCCCTTTTACCTGAATCCGTTTATCCTGCTTTCAGGATTTGGTTAAATTTGAAGAGGCACCGAACATGAGCACTAAGCAAGAGCTGATTAGCGAAATGCTGGAAATGCAGAAGAAATTCATTGCATACGAACAATCTGGTCAATTCAATGCAGAAGAATACTACGTGGGTGAGTGGAAAGCTTACCGTGAACGTTATCAGGAACTGACTAACGAAGTTCGTGAAATTGCTTCTAAAGAAGCTAATTTCTGGAAATAAGCACGCCTAGCGTGTTGTAAAGAAGCCGCTTCAGCGGCTTTTTTATTGTCTGCTTATTGAGCAGAAACCAAACCCCAAACATCATCTTTTTGCCCACGTCTTACCTCATGCAACAAGATGCGCTCACCCAAGTGAAACTTACCCGCTAACTGCCGCCCGTAAGGGGAGGCATGTACACGTGCAATATATTGCGTTAAATACACACGTCCAATCGCCGGTAAACCACTGCTGGGGGGAATATGCAGTTTCTGATCATGCCAACCGTAATCACGCAATTCGCCCAAATAAACCCACACCTTGTCAACCTGCACTGGAAGCGGCTCAATATCTTGGCGTGTTGTGACATTGGTTAATTGACGCACCACCACCCCTGAACGATTTGCCACAGCGGTACGCTCAGCAGCACGCTTCACGGGTTCAGATTCACGCTTATCGGTACGCTTAACCGTGACCGGTTTAACTTCACGTTTTACCGATGTGGATTCACTCTTATCGGGTTTTACTGGTGCAATAACCTCTGGCGATTTGGGCAGAGGACTCGACATTTTCGCCAAAGCACCTGAGGATACTTTAGCATCAACCACTTCCGGTACATCTTTTACCAGCGAAGGCGATGTCAGTGTTGTTACAATCACAGGTTGTTGTGGCGTAACCATAACGGATGATGCGGCAGGCTGTGATGCGAGAGGCGTGACCAATACAGGCTGCGGAGATATAACAGTAGGTGCTGCGGAAACCGGAGCAGGCATCGCTGTAGCCAACTCAGGCGTAGCCACCGCACTCACCGCTTCCGCCTTATGCTCAAGATCATCCAAACGGTGGTAGAAATACCCAAGCCCAGCCAAGGTTGCCGCTTGCAACCCTGCGATGGGAAGCCACAACACCACTAATTTTCTGTGTGTCACCCACCAAGGGGTTCTCTTTACCACCAGCCGCGCCATCCCAAACTCCTTGATACGCCTTCACTGAAATACATTCCCTAGCTTTTACTTGACTGCACTTTTTTACAAGCCAATATTCGACAAAAAAAGACTTTTTACTGCCGAGTGGTTGCAAGCAAGTTTATACCTCACTCCACATCCGCAATAAGTTGATGTGTACCGTGCTGATATTAGCCGCTTCTTCCGATTGTGGCAGCTTGTTGATTACACCCTCGCGAGCCTGTGCTAACTGGTAAAGCAATTCGCGTTGCATGGGGTCTTTCACCAAGCTTTGCGCCCATGTCACCGCGACTAAACGTTCACCACGTGTCACTTCAGCAACCTGATGCCAACTGCCAGAATCATAGATCACTGCGTCACCGGCTGCACCGCGAATTTTTTGTTCGCCATAAGCAGTGCGAATCACAATTTCCCCACCTTCGTAGTCATCATTGAGAAATACAGTGGTGGAAACGTCGGTACGATACCGCCCGGACATCGGCCCCATTACCGGATCATCCACGTGAAAACCGTAAGTCATACCGGGTTGATAACGTGCGTAAAACGCTGTCGCCACCCGTAATGGCAATACCGCAGCCTGATATTGCGGGTGTTGCACCAACGGTGACATTACCATCGCATTTAAGCGACGATGTAACGGGCTATTCGGGGAAAGCTCTTGATTATACTTAACTTTCGCCGCTTCCATCCCGGCAGAAAAACGCCCGTCGACAAATTCACCCGTGGCTAACAGCTCCTGAACTTCTTTCAGGCGTTGGGAATCAAGTACATTTTTAATCAGTAATAGCATGGCATTTCCTTTCAGGTGTGGAATCGGGTAATCTGCCCTCGAAGCAAACTACAGGTTAACGATGATGCAATTACGGATACAAATCAACGACACCACACGCGATATTGACGTACCGGATTTTATGCTGGCAGAAGGCGAAGATTTTTTTGCCCAGATAGATCAAGATATGGACAAAGGCTACCAAATGAGCCGGAAGTGGATCGACCGGCCTGATCAAGAGCAACGTTGCCAAATTGTCGCGGATAAAATTCTCACGGCTTTATCCAACGGCAATCAAAAAAGCGGCACGTTAATGGCGGCCTACATTCTCAAACGGATGCCACGGGTGCGTGAAATCCACATGAATACTGAAGGCGATATGTTAGGGCATGAGTTAATTTAACCCTTAGACTTCATCCGCTCCTTCAAATCCGCAAAGGGGTTGTGAGTCGCAATTCCCACCCCTTTGGTTCCCGCTGACCCGCCGTGTGCGGCTTCCAGTATTTTTTGATGCTCGTAATCGTGGCAATACAAACACAGTAATTCCCAGTTGCTACCATCAGTGGGATTATTATCGTGATTATGATCACGGTGATGCACGGTTAACTCACGTAAGTTGGCGTGATTAAATTCCCGCGCACACCGCCCACAAATCCACGGATACAGTTTTAACGCTTGCTCGCGATAACCTTTGGCACGTTCTTCCGAGTTTTTACGGGCTTTAAGAACGACTTTTTCTTGTTCAGAATTCATACTAAATATCCCCTCCTAACATTAGGTCAAACTTTTACTCACAATTTCAAACACATCACCTGATAAACCTTGCTGTGC containing:
- the tusD gene encoding sulfurtransferase complex subunit TusD, with product MKYTIMVNEGPYQHQSADTALQFARAALEKGHEIFRVFFYHDGVNNGTRLSVPPADDRLIQKSWSELAEKHGLDLVICIAAAQRRGLMDADEAKRQGLDANNIAPGFRISGLGQLVEGGIQSDRLVVFGD
- a CDS encoding NAD(P)-binding protein, producing MATAAHDSKLKGNGHTYRRFKDGDNEWGSMHDSIFVQDTTHKCPTYIHKTPPCQGSCPSGEDIRGWLQIVRGIEKPPVDMTMQEYAFRRSTDANPFPSMMGRVCPAPCQTGCNRNDVDDFVGINAVEQYIGDSAIAAGFKFDAPSELSGKKVAIVGGGPAGMAAAYQLRRMGHASTVFEQHPELGGMMRYGIPGYRVPRDKLGAEMQRIIDMGDITIKCNTTVGKDVSIEQLESDFDAILWTVGCWNGRGLFVDKFAETPNCVSAVDFLEAYNKGTMKYTAPRVVCVGGGDTSIDVVSVSRRIGTLANYAENAEDSATGKLAHGDVGEKVPATVTLTTLFPLDQMTAAEHEVQDALKEGVTILTQVMPKEIIFGADGRAIGLKVVECAMKGNMPQACEGGKETIIEADIIVSAIGQFGKLDGIEALNNGRNQINADALYQVPGKPGHFAAGDAVRPHLLTTAIGQASIASETINQYLRAEELKKRPKVDKHHFDLMAKLHEAGLEPAGYESSRAEDMRGTSDANYAVHNYDDRSKNVIVPSKDLFLGHFNNVARNLRTEDVPTAEEVLGHFAERMNPLPEADAVNEAKRCMSCGMCFECDNCVIYCPQTAVYRVPKKQATLGRYVATDYSKCIGCHICADVCPTGYIEMGLGE
- the dsrK gene encoding sulfate reduction electron transfer complex DsrMKJOP subunit DsrK, producing MADYEVPKLTGEGYCEIPAVREGVMESKGPFIAKPDFQKALHFPDDFTEIGALVANWKERALEKMADLKGRYRSLQVFLDICVKCGACTDKCHYFIGTSDAKNMPVARQDLLRKVYRRYFTFAGKYFPKLVGATDLTEEVLADWYNYYHQCSQCRRCSVFCPYGIDTAEISMAAREILDHVGYGQKYCNEILGKVYKIGNNLGLPGPALFDTVEGLEEDVEMDTGIKVRFPLDEDGAEVLLVTPSADFFAEPHIDGLIGYAKVFHETGTTWTMSTIASEAGNFGMFIGSYETMRRVSLRVREAAIKHKVKRIVFGECGHAWRVAYSFLNTLAGPFDFLDQRYPIPQHILEFTWSHLQAGTLKIDKTENDDKVLTFHDSCNVARGSRMGDYPGGQFDIPRNVIRAVCNNFVDMPADTIHDATFCCGGGGGLLTDDLMEVRVKGIQPRAEALKHVTTHNGVTHMAAICAICKSQFTKVLPYYGFTMDQIVSVHQLVSNALVLQRQVSVQARPDEDGDED
- a CDS encoding respiratory nitrate reductase subunit gamma: MTFVSIFYGLLFWAATLILIGGVAMKVRQYWNTPAPLKIPTTPAPVTQGGVVWRMFREVVFFQSLFRSNKTLWLFAFLFHISLWLVLIRHTRYFMEMGAMLTFLQPFGKYAGFTMVLGLVGLWSRRFLVDRVRYISAPSDHLMLVLLIAIGGSGLMMTFVTHTDVTQVKAFFSGLLTFGFFGDVGLPADPIVLVHLLLVALLMIIFPISKLLHAPGVFFSPTRNQVDNPREKRHISGWALELERQGKTYLDELKK
- a CDS encoding TusE/DsrC/DsvC family sulfur relay protein; this translates as MASINVGGKDIPLDEEGYLENLNDWTPEVAEVLASGEDVTLTSEHWEILNFLREYYEEYQIAPAVRVLTKAVGKRLGADKGNSKYLYSLFPYGPGKQACKYGGLPKPTGCV
- the dsrB gene encoding dissimilatory-type sulfite reductase subunit beta, whose amino-acid sequence is MAAPEMRDPIESGCPDGFQYMHPVMRRNYGLWAYHEDPRPGVLVHVSKTGEKIWTVRAGTQRILDVFTLRKLMDIGDTYGDGYVHFTIRSNIEFQVADGAKVEPLVKALEDAGFPVGGTRNSVTSLSHTQGWLHCDIPGTDASGVVKSMMDELLPEFKAWNMPNRVHITTSCCQINCGGQGDIAINVQHVKPPKINHALVGNVCERPSVVARCPVAAIRPAMVDGKPSLEVDEKKCICCGACYPPCPPMQINDHQYTQLAIWIGGNHSNARGKPTFQRLVAAGIPNNPPRWPEATAIVKKILECYKAGAKDWERINEWVERIGWPRFFEVTGLPFTKYHIDNWRGARANLNSSTHIRF
- the tusB gene encoding sulfurtransferase complex subunit TusB; protein product: MSMLHIVNKSPFERVAFESCLAHAKAGDSILMIEDAVVGAVDGSSFSAKVKAAMADKTVYVLGADLAARGLEGKAIDGIVSVDYAGFVDLTVNNDTTQSWL
- the tusC gene encoding sulfurtransferase complex subunit TusC, producing MSTKNFLFVNRKAPYGTVYALEALEVVLISAAFEQNVSLAFIDDGVYQITKGQNSKETGMKNFSPTFRALGDYDITKLYVSTESLAERGLTVDDLMELTYEDADDDYAEKPSIILVNREEMTAMMAEQEVILSF